From the Rhodothalassiaceae bacterium genome, one window contains:
- a CDS encoding flagellin → MTRIASFGQQSLLIQNTLRNQERLFQAQQQVTTGKRADNFAELSPDVQAALSARRSLAATDTFLKTIKSVQQIVDFYDVQMTAVTGAAEDLQDAIRTAIAQEDARGLISQLSQSLSSIVSALNSRINGVFLFGGSRTDQPPVTVQNLSDVVALAGSSDAFANNGDKREAAIAEGITLQFGLVADEVAGPIMAVIKAIADFDAGVGGPLDGPIDAAQRAFLESQLTALDSAIRTARNFQVTNGLNGNRLKDMEAQQGEAKVFLEGLVSDVEDVDMAEAISRLNQNQIALEASFRAIGTLSRVTLLNFL, encoded by the coding sequence ATGACGCGGATCGCCAGCTTCGGCCAGCAGAGCCTGCTCATCCAGAACACGCTGCGCAACCAGGAACGGCTGTTCCAGGCGCAGCAGCAGGTCACCACCGGCAAGCGCGCCGACAATTTCGCCGAGCTGTCGCCCGACGTCCAGGCGGCGCTCAGCGCCCGCCGGTCGCTGGCCGCCACCGACACCTTCCTGAAGACGATCAAGTCGGTGCAGCAGATCGTGGACTTCTACGACGTCCAGATGACGGCGGTGACCGGGGCGGCCGAAGACCTCCAGGATGCCATCCGCACCGCCATCGCGCAGGAGGATGCCCGCGGGCTGATCTCGCAGCTCTCGCAGTCGCTGTCCTCCATCGTCAGCGCGCTCAACAGCCGGATCAACGGCGTCTTCCTGTTCGGCGGCAGCCGCACGGACCAGCCGCCCGTGACGGTCCAGAACCTGTCGGACGTCGTCGCGCTCGCCGGCTCCTCGGATGCCTTCGCGAACAACGGCGACAAGCGCGAGGCCGCGATCGCGGAGGGGATCACGCTCCAGTTCGGGCTCGTCGCCGACGAGGTCGCCGGGCCCATCATGGCCGTGATCAAGGCGATCGCCGACTTCGACGCCGGCGTGGGGGGGCCGCTCGATGGACCCATCGACGCCGCCCAGCGCGCCTTCCTCGAGTCGCAGCTCACGGCTCTCGATTCCGCCATCCGGACGGCGCGCAACTTTCAGGTGACGAACGGTCTCAACGGCAACCGCCTGAAGGACATGGAGGCGCAGCAGGGCGAGGCGAAGGTCTTCCTGGAGGGCCTCGTCTCCGACGTCGAGGACGTGGACATGGCGGAAGCCATCAGCCGCCTCAACCAGAACCAGATCGCGCTCGAGGCCTCCTTCCGCGCGATCGGCACGCTCTCGCGGGTGACGCTGCTCAACTTCCTCTAG
- the flaN gene encoding flagellar hook-associated protein FlgK, protein MALNGILFTSLTGLQVSQEALRVTSDNIANVNTPNYARQAVRQEAVLAGGKSNGVDIQAVERVIDRFLERASLAATSEAERNDTMALLHDRLQAALGRPDAETNLSARMNKLFESLAALALDPADAVTRQQFLGDLGAYTAEVSRIASALQELRGDASAEIEARLPAINATIKEIFELNRDVVQQTVLSGEPGPAENQRDAALARLAEQIDIRIIENGDGSVDVVTTSGVALVTKASFAELAYKSPGNVTAGTQFPPITISRINPFTNQPTGTVRALDGDIRSGALRGLLDMRDKDLVNLSLALGELAARVADEVNAVHNANTAVPPPNTLTGDVVGLDASAPHHFTGVAHFAVVDQNGTLIASASYDFDANPTASLASVIATVNAGLGGAGTLSFTNGVMQFQAANPANGVVIAQDEARPSDRAGRGFAHFFGMNDLLTARAPGLYETGVAAGDAHNLQPGGQIELAVKDAFGRTIADVAIPLGGTSTFGDIVTALNDPTAGLGNLFQFSLDSAGRLVITPTSNAPSGARLAVVNDTTDLAGTGVSISRFFGIGDPFRAEAAADMRIVEEVPADAGLLATARLKLTALPGEVALFKGDQAGALALQALETKVINFSDAGELAAQARTLSSFNGAVIGNFAQLADRAKLARDDTRNQKTEIDQRRNSISGVNLDEELANLVIFQNSYNAAARALSTVQQLYDALLSVI, encoded by the coding sequence ATGGCGCTCAATGGCATCCTGTTCACGTCGCTGACGGGACTTCAGGTCTCGCAGGAGGCCCTGCGGGTCACCTCCGACAACATCGCGAACGTGAACACCCCGAACTACGCGCGCCAGGCGGTGCGTCAGGAGGCGGTGCTGGCCGGCGGCAAGTCCAACGGCGTCGACATCCAGGCCGTCGAGCGCGTCATCGACCGCTTTCTCGAACGCGCGTCGCTGGCCGCGACATCGGAGGCCGAGCGCAACGACACCATGGCGCTGCTCCACGACCGCCTGCAGGCCGCGCTCGGGCGGCCGGACGCCGAGACCAATCTTTCCGCCCGCATGAACAAGCTCTTCGAGTCGCTTGCGGCCCTGGCGCTCGACCCCGCCGACGCCGTGACGCGCCAGCAGTTTCTGGGCGATCTCGGCGCTTACACGGCCGAGGTCTCGCGCATCGCCTCGGCCCTCCAGGAGCTGCGCGGGGATGCGAGCGCCGAGATCGAGGCGCGCCTGCCCGCGATCAATGCGACGATCAAGGAGATCTTCGAGCTCAACCGCGACGTCGTGCAGCAGACGGTGCTCTCGGGCGAGCCGGGCCCCGCCGAGAACCAGCGCGATGCGGCGCTTGCGCGGCTCGCCGAACAGATCGACATCCGCATCATCGAGAACGGCGACGGCTCGGTCGACGTGGTGACAACGAGCGGTGTCGCCCTCGTCACCAAGGCGAGCTTCGCGGAGCTGGCGTACAAGAGCCCCGGCAATGTCACCGCCGGCACCCAGTTCCCGCCGATCACCATCTCGCGCATCAACCCGTTCACGAACCAGCCCACGGGCACGGTGCGCGCGCTTGACGGCGACATCCGCTCGGGCGCGCTGCGCGGCCTGCTCGACATGCGCGACAAGGACCTCGTGAACCTCTCGCTCGCGCTCGGCGAACTCGCCGCGCGGGTGGCCGACGAGGTGAACGCGGTGCACAACGCCAACACCGCGGTACCGCCGCCCAATACGCTCACCGGCGACGTCGTGGGGCTCGATGCGAGCGCGCCGCACCATTTCACCGGCGTCGCGCATTTCGCGGTGGTGGACCAGAACGGCACCCTCATCGCATCCGCGAGCTACGACTTCGACGCCAATCCCACCGCCTCGCTCGCCAGCGTGATCGCCACGGTGAACGCGGGACTGGGCGGCGCCGGCACCTTGAGCTTCACCAACGGCGTGATGCAGTTTCAGGCGGCCAATCCGGCCAACGGCGTCGTCATCGCCCAGGACGAGGCGCGCCCCAGCGACCGCGCCGGCCGCGGCTTTGCGCATTTCTTCGGCATGAACGACCTGCTCACCGCCCGCGCGCCCGGCCTCTACGAGACCGGCGTGGCGGCGGGTGACGCCCACAATCTGCAGCCCGGCGGCCAGATCGAGCTGGCGGTCAAGGACGCCTTCGGCCGGACGATCGCGGACGTCGCGATCCCGCTCGGCGGCACCTCGACCTTCGGCGACATCGTGACGGCGCTGAACGATCCGACGGCGGGGCTCGGCAATCTCTTCCAGTTCAGCCTCGATTCCGCCGGCCGCCTGGTGATCACGCCGACGAGCAATGCGCCGTCGGGTGCGCGGCTTGCGGTCGTCAATGACACCACGGATCTCGCCGGCACCGGGGTGTCGATCTCGCGCTTCTTCGGCATCGGCGATCCCTTCCGGGCCGAGGCGGCGGCCGACATGCGCATCGTCGAGGAGGTGCCGGCCGACGCGGGGCTGCTCGCCACCGCGCGCCTCAAGCTCACGGCGCTGCCGGGCGAGGTCGCGCTGTTCAAGGGCGACCAGGCCGGGGCACTGGCGCTTCAGGCGCTCGAGACGAAGGTGATCAACTTTTCGGACGCGGGCGAGCTCGCCGCCCAGGCGCGCACGCTCTCCTCCTTCAACGGCGCGGTGATCGGCAACTTCGCCCAGCTCGCCGACCGCGCCAAGCTCGCGCGCGACGACACCCGGAACCAGAAGACGGAGATCGACCAGCGGCGCAACAGCATCTCCGGCGTCAATCTCGACGAGGAGCTCGCCAATCTCGTGATCTTTCAGAACAGCTACAACGCGGCTGCGCGGGCGCTGTCCACCGTGCAGCAGCTCTATGACGCGCTGCTCTCGGTGATCTGA
- a CDS encoding gamma carbonic anhydrase family protein — MSDLPVTPPPPAPLAARRARGEGVHPFLDTWPRIAEDVFIAPGAQVIGDVEIGAGSSLWYNVVVRGDVCHIRIGRGTNIQDGSVVHVTRKTHATIIGDHVLIGHMAMIHGCEIHDHAFVGLSTVVMDGCVIEEDGMLAAGSLLPPGKVIRKGELWIGRPAKFLRRLSEEEIAAHRTAPPGYAELAKLHAASLAAARGGEPA; from the coding sequence ATGTCCGATCTTCCCGTAACCCCGCCGCCGCCCGCGCCGCTCGCGGCCCGGCGCGCGCGAGGCGAGGGTGTCCATCCCTTCCTCGACACCTGGCCGCGCATCGCCGAGGACGTCTTCATCGCGCCCGGCGCGCAGGTGATCGGCGATGTCGAGATCGGGGCCGGCTCGTCGCTGTGGTACAATGTCGTCGTGCGCGGCGACGTCTGCCACATCCGCATCGGCCGCGGCACCAACATCCAGGACGGCAGCGTCGTGCACGTCACCCGCAAGACGCATGCGACCATCATCGGCGATCACGTGCTGATCGGCCACATGGCGATGATCCACGGCTGCGAGATCCACGACCACGCCTTCGTAGGGCTTTCCACCGTCGTCATGGACGGCTGCGTGATCGAGGAGGACGGCATGCTGGCCGCCGGCTCGCTGCTGCCGCCGGGCAAGGTGATCCGCAAGGGCGAGCTGTGGATCGGCCGGCCGGCGAAGTTCCTGCGGCGCTTGAGCGAGGAGGAGATCGCCGCCCATCGCACCGCACCGCCGGGCTATGCGGAGCTGGCGAAGCTGCATGCGGCGTCCCTTGCCGCCGCGCGGGGCGGGGAGCCGGCCTAG
- the argC gene encoding N-acetyl-gamma-glutamyl-phosphate reductase, which yields MTDHGTWRVAVLGASGYTGADLVRLLAPRPDVELVALTAERHAGAAMEAVFPHLAGRGLPPLQTIEDVDWKALRPDVVFCALPHAASAEAVRAIIEALGHPLSGGAGPRVRIIDLSADFRLTDPAVYAEWYGRAHPAPELLPHAVYGLSEWNREMIRDALLVACPGCYPTASLLALLPLLGAPQGPLIDPDSIIIDALSGVSGAGRGLKPEMLFCEVAESARPYGVGRHRHMPEIEQEFARAAGAGVTVSFTPHLVPMNRGELVTAHVRCRQGVSAADLKRALADRYAGEPFVLVPADARVPKTGDVRGSNMAVINVFADRRPGHAIVIAAIDNLVKGSSGQAVQNMNIMLGIEETKGLEACPIFP from the coding sequence ATGACGGATCACGGGACATGGCGGGTCGCGGTGCTGGGCGCCTCGGGCTACACCGGGGCCGATCTCGTGCGCCTGCTGGCCCCGCGCCCGGACGTGGAGCTGGTGGCGCTGACCGCCGAGCGCCACGCCGGCGCGGCGATGGAGGCGGTCTTCCCCCATCTCGCCGGGCGGGGGCTGCCGCCGCTTCAGACCATCGAGGACGTGGACTGGAAGGCGCTGCGGCCCGACGTCGTCTTCTGCGCGCTGCCCCATGCCGCGAGCGCGGAAGCCGTGCGGGCGATCATCGAGGCGCTCGGGCATCCGCTGTCGGGCGGCGCGGGCCCGCGCGTGCGCATCATCGATCTTTCGGCGGACTTCCGGCTCACGGACCCCGCCGTATATGCCGAGTGGTACGGCCGCGCGCATCCCGCGCCAGAGCTGCTTCCGCATGCCGTCTACGGCCTCAGCGAATGGAACCGCGAGATGATCCGCGACGCGCTGCTGGTGGCCTGTCCCGGCTGCTATCCGACTGCGAGCCTGCTCGCGCTGCTGCCGCTTCTCGGCGCGCCGCAGGGCCCGCTCATCGATCCGGACTCCATCATCATCGACGCGCTTTCCGGCGTCTCGGGGGCGGGCCGGGGCCTGAAGCCGGAGATGCTGTTCTGCGAGGTGGCCGAATCCGCGCGCCCCTACGGCGTCGGCCGGCACCGCCACATGCCCGAGATCGAGCAGGAGTTCGCGCGGGCGGCCGGTGCAGGCGTCACGGTCTCGTTCACCCCGCATCTCGTGCCGATGAACCGCGGCGAGCTCGTCACCGCCCATGTGCGCTGCCGGCAGGGCGTGAGTGCGGCGGATCTGAAGCGCGCGCTCGCCGACCGCTATGCGGGCGAGCCCTTCGTGCTGGTGCCGGCGGACGCGCGGGTGCCGAAGACCGGGGACGTGCGCGGCTCCAACATGGCCGTGATCAACGTCTTCGCCGACCGCCGGCCGGGCCATGCCATCGTCATTGCGGCGATCGACAATCTGGTGAAGGGCTCCTCGGGTCAGGCGGTGCAGAACATGAACATCATGCTCGGGATCGAGGAGACGAAAGGGCTCGAGGCATGTCCGATCTTCCCGTAA